A portion of the Edaphobacter bradus genome contains these proteins:
- the ccsA gene encoding cytochrome c biogenesis protein CcsA, whose protein sequence is MSLVWLRVAVFFYGIAALAVLPAALYDRPRWRHIAVPAAVAALLFHFVSFAETLNAAHHRLPVETHETLSLLGLILALAFLLVFSRYRTVSLGVFILPLCFLLGLVPAFHPGQESTPFPQLHTGWIFLHIALLLAAYAALLLSLLASLLYLIQERSLKSKHSAPGASWLPPLETTDQIALKSLLFGLPCMTAGLLIGSLIAQQTIGPSYFLDTKVLLSFAMWIAYIGMIYIRRHSGLRGRRAVYLSGFVFLVVLAVWAANQFSAVHRFAAP, encoded by the coding sequence ATGTCCCTTGTTTGGCTCAGAGTCGCAGTTTTCTTCTACGGTATCGCAGCGCTGGCCGTCTTGCCCGCTGCGCTCTACGACCGCCCCCGCTGGCGGCACATCGCTGTTCCAGCCGCCGTCGCCGCGCTGCTCTTCCACTTCGTCTCCTTCGCCGAAACCCTCAACGCCGCTCACCACCGCCTTCCCGTTGAAACCCACGAGACACTCTCGCTCCTCGGCCTCATCCTCGCCCTCGCCTTCCTGCTCGTCTTCTCGCGATACAGGACCGTCTCGCTCGGCGTCTTCATCCTTCCCCTCTGCTTCCTTCTCGGCCTAGTGCCCGCCTTCCATCCAGGCCAGGAGAGCACCCCCTTCCCGCAACTCCACACTGGCTGGATCTTCCTTCACATCGCGCTTCTGCTTGCCGCCTACGCTGCGCTACTTCTCTCGCTGCTTGCCTCGCTGCTCTATCTCATTCAGGAGCGAAGCCTCAAATCGAAGCACTCCGCTCCCGGCGCATCGTGGCTTCCGCCGCTTGAAACCACCGATCAGATTGCGCTCAAGTCTCTCCTATTCGGCCTGCCCTGCATGACCGCTGGCCTGCTCATCGGCTCGCTCATTGCCCAGCAGACGATAGGCCCGTCCTACTTTCTCGACACCAAGGTCCTGCTCTCCTTTGCCATGTGGATTGCCTACATCGGCATGATCTACATCCGCCGCCACTCCGGCCTCCGAGGACGCCGCGCCGTGTATCTCTCCGGCTTCGTCTTCCTCGTCGTCCTCGCCGTCTGGGCCGCCAACCAGTTTTCCGCCGTACACAGGTTCGCCGCGCCATGA
- the mutS gene encoding DNA mismatch repair protein MutS — protein MANLSPAMRQYRAAKDAHPDTLLFFRMGDFYELFFEDAIVAARELQLTLTARDKAKSVPMCGVPYHASESYLQRLLRKGYRIAICEQMEDPKLAKTVVRREVTRVLTPGTAVDPSLGAEQSNYLASIVVTGTGKETACGLALLDLSTGEFRATEFAGAGAWALIVDELGRVRPVELLYGQGLLGLNPGSSGVLPTLRDEAAKDGAPGDSRRGKNQDDDASAGLDAIRTKTAVEEWVFTAEYALPLLRNHFKVHSLDGMGLGGHEAAAVAAGALLHYMRATKQGGLEHLDGLRFYERSSSLELDAVSVRNLELVEPLFSGESAQTTLFYTLDACCTPMGKRLLRATLLRPSSELAEIEARLEAVAEAARDLRRREGVRRAMDGVLDLERLLGRVALDSAGPREVVALAATLGCLPGLREAVKEFAAERWQRLCAGFDAMEDLHEMIVQTIVEGPPVSLGDGGVIREGVDKELDELRELSRSGRQALAAIEERERERTGIGSLKVRFNNVFGYYIEVTKANAKAVPADYERKQTLVNAERFTTPELKEYETKILTAQERSGEIERRLFAELRRQLLDAAGRMRETARRVAEIDMLACFAHLAALRGWVRPEVEASGRLEFVGARHPVVERRLEESGAGRFVPNSVYLDADAGPSVLLITGPNMGGKSTYLRQAALLVVMAQCGCFVPAERMRLGLVDRIYTRIGASDNVARGRSTFMMEMTETAAILNTATSRSLVLLDEMGRGTATYDGLSLAWATVEHLHDRIGARTLFATHYHELTLLAERLERLKNLRVTVKETVGGIVFLHTVEAGPASKSYGIEVARLAGLPAGVIGRAREVLKLHERAETQQVREAAPDRVPALQMTMFTPLSQRIVDRIAEVDVDGLTPREALNLLAELQRELKG, from the coding sequence ATGGCGAATCTTTCGCCGGCGATGCGGCAGTACCGGGCGGCGAAGGACGCGCATCCGGATACGCTGCTGTTCTTCCGAATGGGGGACTTCTACGAGCTGTTCTTTGAGGACGCTATCGTTGCGGCGCGAGAGCTGCAACTGACCCTGACCGCGAGGGACAAGGCGAAGAGCGTGCCGATGTGCGGGGTTCCCTACCACGCGTCGGAGAGCTATCTGCAGCGGTTGCTGCGCAAGGGTTACAGGATCGCGATCTGTGAGCAGATGGAGGACCCGAAGCTCGCGAAGACGGTGGTGCGGCGCGAGGTGACACGGGTCCTGACGCCGGGGACGGCAGTCGATCCTTCGCTGGGGGCCGAACAGAGCAATTATCTGGCTAGCATTGTGGTGACAGGCACGGGCAAGGAGACGGCTTGCGGGCTGGCGCTGCTGGATCTTTCAACGGGGGAGTTTCGAGCGACGGAGTTTGCTGGCGCGGGCGCGTGGGCGCTGATAGTCGATGAGCTGGGTCGGGTGAGGCCGGTGGAGCTGCTGTATGGGCAGGGGCTGCTGGGGTTGAACCCTGGTTCGAGCGGTGTTCTTCCCACCCTTCGCGATGAAGCTGCGAAGGATGGGGCACCCGGAGATTCGAGGCGGGGTAAGAACCAGGATGATGATGCCAGCGCTGGGTTGGACGCGATTCGGACGAAGACGGCGGTGGAGGAGTGGGTGTTTACGGCGGAGTATGCGCTGCCGTTGCTGCGGAACCACTTCAAGGTGCATTCCCTAGATGGCATGGGGCTGGGCGGGCATGAGGCGGCTGCAGTGGCAGCAGGAGCCCTGCTGCACTATATGCGCGCAACCAAGCAAGGGGGCCTCGAGCATCTGGATGGGCTGCGGTTCTATGAGCGGTCAAGTTCGCTTGAGTTGGATGCGGTGAGTGTGCGGAACCTGGAGCTTGTGGAACCGCTGTTTTCCGGCGAGAGCGCGCAGACGACTCTGTTCTACACGCTCGACGCCTGCTGCACGCCGATGGGAAAACGGTTGCTGCGGGCTACGCTGTTGCGGCCTTCGAGTGAGCTGGCTGAGATTGAGGCTCGGCTTGAGGCAGTGGCTGAAGCTGCTCGCGATCTTCGGCGGCGCGAGGGTGTGCGGCGGGCGATGGATGGGGTGCTTGATCTGGAGCGGCTGCTGGGGCGGGTGGCGCTCGACTCAGCCGGGCCTCGCGAGGTGGTCGCGTTGGCGGCCACGCTGGGGTGTCTGCCGGGGTTGCGAGAGGCAGTGAAGGAGTTTGCAGCGGAGCGGTGGCAGCGGCTTTGTGCAGGCTTCGATGCGATGGAGGATCTGCACGAGATGATCGTGCAGACGATCGTTGAGGGGCCACCGGTCTCACTGGGCGACGGCGGGGTGATTCGCGAGGGTGTGGACAAGGAACTCGATGAGCTGAGAGAACTGAGCCGGAGCGGACGGCAGGCGCTGGCGGCGATTGAGGAACGCGAGCGTGAGCGCACGGGGATCGGCTCGCTGAAAGTGCGGTTCAACAACGTCTTCGGCTACTACATCGAAGTGACGAAGGCGAATGCGAAGGCCGTGCCCGCGGACTATGAGCGCAAACAGACGCTGGTGAACGCCGAGCGGTTTACGACTCCTGAGCTGAAGGAGTATGAGACGAAGATCCTGACTGCGCAGGAACGCAGCGGCGAGATCGAGCGAAGATTGTTTGCGGAGTTGCGGCGGCAGTTGCTGGATGCGGCGGGACGGATGCGCGAGACGGCGCGGCGCGTGGCGGAGATCGATATGTTGGCGTGCTTCGCGCACCTGGCGGCGCTGCGCGGGTGGGTGCGGCCTGAGGTCGAGGCGAGCGGAAGGCTGGAGTTCGTGGGGGCGCGGCATCCCGTGGTGGAGCGGCGGCTGGAGGAGTCGGGCGCGGGAAGGTTTGTGCCGAACTCGGTATATCTGGACGCGGACGCTGGGCCTTCGGTACTGCTGATCACTGGGCCGAATATGGGGGGCAAGAGTACGTATCTGCGGCAGGCTGCGCTACTGGTGGTGATGGCGCAGTGTGGGTGTTTTGTTCCGGCGGAACGGATGCGGCTGGGGTTGGTGGATCGCATCTACACGAGGATTGGGGCGAGCGATAACGTCGCGCGCGGACGGTCGACGTTCATGATGGAGATGACGGAGACGGCGGCGATTCTAAATACAGCGACGTCGCGGTCACTTGTCCTACTCGACGAGATGGGACGTGGGACGGCGACGTATGACGGGCTCTCGCTGGCTTGGGCCACAGTGGAGCATCTGCACGACCGCATCGGCGCGCGGACATTGTTCGCGACGCACTACCACGAGTTGACACTGCTGGCCGAGAGGCTGGAGCGTCTGAAGAATCTGCGCGTGACTGTGAAGGAGACGGTGGGCGGGATCGTGTTTCTTCACACCGTTGAAGCGGGGCCGGCGAGCAAGAGCTATGGTATTGAGGTCGCAAGGCTGGCAGGACTTCCTGCAGGCGTGATCGGACGCGCGCGTGAGGTGCTGAAGCTGCACGAGCGTGCAGAGACGCAGCAGGTGCGCGAGGCTGCGCCTGATCGTGTTCCTGCCCTGCAAATGACGATGTTCACGCCGCTGTCGCAGCGGATCGTGGACAGGATTGCCGAAGTGGATGTGGATGGGCTTACTCCGCGCGAGGCTCTGAATCTGCTGGCTGAGCTGCAGCGGGAGCTGAAGGGATGA
- a CDS encoding anhydro-N-acetylmuramic acid kinase — MSKAMVVAGVMSGTSADGVDVALCRIAPGAGDAPLRVKLIGHAAFGYPKALRAAVLAAMDARAMSVADMSRLNWRLGEVYADAVEAAAKQFGVKLGLVGCHGQTVYHQGAASRFLGSEVRCTWQIGEASVIAERLRVPVVSDFRPADLAASGQGAPLVPMLDYVMFRSATVSRVLQNLGGIANLTAIPAGASEESVMAFDTGPANMVIDGCMVRLFGRGYDRGGAVARRGRVIDAVVERVLRQKYFSALPPKSCGREEFGDTFVERFLAMCRKAGATDADVVATATTLTARSIVEAYERFVWGHLGQTAPLATRIEYVVAGGGAKNETLMQMLRDGLEPLGVKVRLMEELGIPAQAKEGVGFALLAWLSWFGLPGNIPSATGAKRAVVLGKVTRG, encoded by the coding sequence ATGAGTAAGGCAATGGTGGTGGCCGGGGTGATGAGCGGGACCTCGGCAGATGGCGTGGATGTTGCGCTTTGCAGGATTGCGCCTGGTGCGGGTGATGCGCCTCTGCGGGTGAAGTTGATTGGGCATGCGGCGTTTGGGTATCCGAAGGCTTTGCGCGCGGCTGTGCTTGCGGCGATGGATGCCCGTGCGATGTCGGTCGCGGATATGTCGCGGCTGAACTGGCGGCTGGGTGAGGTATATGCCGATGCGGTGGAGGCGGCGGCGAAGCAGTTTGGCGTGAAGCTGGGGTTGGTGGGCTGCCACGGGCAGACGGTGTATCACCAGGGCGCGGCCTCGCGGTTTCTGGGGAGCGAGGTACGATGCACGTGGCAGATCGGTGAAGCCAGCGTAATCGCGGAGCGTTTGCGCGTGCCGGTGGTGAGTGATTTTCGTCCTGCAGATTTGGCGGCAAGTGGGCAGGGCGCTCCGCTGGTGCCGATGCTGGATTATGTGATGTTCCGGTCTGCGACGGTAAGCCGGGTGCTGCAGAATCTCGGCGGGATTGCGAACCTGACGGCGATTCCTGCGGGAGCTTCAGAAGAAAGCGTGATGGCGTTCGATACCGGGCCGGCGAACATGGTGATCGACGGGTGCATGGTTAGGCTGTTTGGGCGCGGGTATGACCGTGGCGGTGCTGTCGCTCGTCGCGGACGCGTGATTGATGCTGTGGTGGAGCGGGTTCTGCGGCAGAAGTACTTCTCTGCCCTGCCTCCGAAGAGCTGCGGGCGCGAAGAGTTCGGGGATACGTTTGTCGAGCGGTTTCTTGCGATGTGCCGAAAGGCGGGAGCCACGGATGCCGATGTCGTGGCTACAGCTACTACACTGACCGCGCGCTCTATCGTGGAGGCGTACGAGAGATTTGTGTGGGGGCATCTGGGGCAGACGGCTCCACTCGCCACTCGGATCGAGTATGTCGTCGCAGGTGGTGGAGCGAAGAATGAGACGCTGATGCAGATGCTTCGGGATGGGCTGGAGCCGCTTGGGGTGAAGGTGCGGTTGATGGAGGAGCTTGGGATTCCGGCGCAGGCGAAGGAGGGAGTGGGGTTTGCTCTGCTGGCCTGGTTGAGCTGGTTTGGGCTACCGGGGAATATTCCGAGCGCTACGGGAGCGAAGCGGGCTGTGGTGCTGGGGAAGGTTACTCGGGGATGA
- a CDS encoding ABC transporter substrate-binding protein, translated as MIIESSPNNLDLRQGTDAQSERVGGQIFDALVRKDEHFNLKPWLATNWEQPDALTWVFHLRDGVRFHDGRPLEAADVAWTIRSMIDGTLVTAKGGAFASVDRVDTPDRLTVVVHLKRPDAGLLFNMSDGLFGVVPRGAGRDFGLHPVGSGPFRFVSAVQDKEVVVGRNANYWAGAPKIERVRFQVVPDTITSALELQKGSADLASNVVTLDMVHTLESVPNLKVESGPSSAVIYTNFNVQDPLLKDKRVRKAIACAMDRQAIVDAIWRGQARLADTLLPVGHWAAASDAELAQYPHDVGRAERLLDEAGFPAGKDGVRLRVTLKTSTDETTRLMAVVLQQQLRAAGIRLEIRSAEFGTFYSDVTKGAFQMYALRWIGSNEDPDIFRYGYGSEAFPPKGANRGHYSNARVDALLKAAAGELYQAKRREDYVEVQKILADELPGIPLWYPNNEVIHTRRIENVKLRASGNFDFLREACVR; from the coding sequence ATGATCATCGAGAGCAGCCCGAACAATCTTGATCTGCGGCAGGGGACGGATGCGCAGAGTGAGCGGGTGGGTGGGCAGATCTTTGATGCGCTGGTGAGGAAGGATGAGCACTTCAACCTAAAGCCGTGGCTGGCGACTAACTGGGAGCAGCCCGATGCGCTGACGTGGGTGTTTCATCTGCGCGACGGGGTGCGTTTTCATGACGGGCGGCCGCTTGAGGCTGCGGACGTGGCGTGGACGATTCGCAGCATGATCGATGGCACGCTGGTTACGGCCAAGGGCGGGGCGTTTGCTTCGGTGGACCGGGTCGACACGCCGGACAGGCTCACGGTGGTGGTGCATCTGAAACGGCCCGATGCGGGGCTGCTCTTCAATATGAGCGATGGGCTCTTTGGTGTGGTTCCGCGCGGCGCGGGGAGAGATTTTGGGCTGCATCCGGTGGGATCGGGGCCGTTCCGGTTTGTGAGCGCGGTACAGGACAAAGAGGTCGTGGTCGGACGGAACGCGAATTACTGGGCGGGGGCTCCGAAGATAGAGCGGGTTCGTTTTCAAGTGGTGCCGGATACGATTACGAGCGCACTGGAGCTGCAAAAGGGTTCGGCCGATCTGGCGAGCAATGTGGTGACGCTCGATATGGTCCATACGCTCGAGAGTGTGCCGAACCTGAAGGTCGAGTCGGGGCCGAGCTCAGCCGTGATCTACACGAACTTCAACGTGCAGGACCCGTTGCTGAAGGACAAGCGCGTGCGGAAGGCGATTGCATGCGCGATGGACCGGCAGGCGATCGTCGATGCAATCTGGCGCGGGCAGGCTCGGCTGGCCGATACCCTGCTTCCTGTGGGGCATTGGGCCGCGGCGAGCGATGCGGAGCTGGCGCAGTATCCACATGACGTGGGGCGGGCGGAGAGGCTGTTGGATGAGGCGGGCTTCCCTGCCGGCAAGGATGGCGTGAGGCTCAGGGTTACGCTGAAGACTTCGACGGACGAGACGACGCGGCTGATGGCGGTGGTGTTGCAGCAGCAGTTGCGCGCGGCAGGGATTCGGCTGGAGATTCGCTCGGCGGAGTTTGGAACGTTTTACTCGGACGTTACGAAGGGCGCGTTTCAGATGTATGCGCTGCGGTGGATCGGGTCGAACGAAGACCCGGACATCTTCCGGTACGGGTATGGGTCGGAAGCGTTTCCTCCGAAGGGAGCCAACCGCGGGCACTATTCGAATGCGCGGGTGGATGCGCTGCTGAAGGCCGCGGCAGGCGAGTTGTACCAAGCAAAGCGGCGCGAGGACTACGTTGAGGTACAGAAGATTCTGGCCGACGAGCTGCCGGGGATTCCGCTGTGGTATCCGAACAATGAGGTGATCCACACGCGGAGAATCGAGAATGTGAAGCTACGGGCTTCGGGGAACTTTGATTTCCTGCGGGAGGCGTGCGTGCGGTAG
- a CDS encoding DinB family protein: MTDTTTDTIAKLFLEYSDRRLGQLTTDLKACLGRLTDVQVWERHGAHENAVGNLVLHMCGNMRQWIMHGVGGAKDVRERDKEFSADGGRSAAELAELFEATAAEARKVIASVTAVRLTERITPQAREVSVLEAINQVVGHVQCHVGQVVVLTKQMTGRDLDLSIPRPR; encoded by the coding sequence ATGACCGATACGACGACGGATACGATTGCGAAGCTGTTTCTTGAGTACTCTGACAGGAGACTCGGGCAGCTGACCACAGACCTGAAGGCGTGCCTCGGCAGGTTGACCGATGTGCAAGTGTGGGAGCGACATGGCGCGCACGAGAACGCCGTGGGCAACCTTGTGCTGCACATGTGCGGCAACATGCGGCAGTGGATCATGCATGGCGTGGGCGGCGCAAAGGACGTACGCGAACGCGACAAAGAGTTCAGCGCAGACGGTGGCCGGAGCGCGGCAGAGTTGGCCGAGTTGTTCGAGGCCACAGCGGCCGAGGCCCGCAAGGTGATCGCCTCAGTGACAGCAGTGCGGCTGACTGAGAGGATTACGCCTCAGGCACGCGAAGTGAGCGTGCTCGAAGCAATCAACCAGGTGGTAGGCCATGTGCAGTGCCACGTGGGCCAGGTGGTTGTTCTCACCAAACAGATGACGGGGAGAGACCTGGACCTGAGCATCCCGAGGCCTAGGTAG
- the deoC gene encoding deoxyribose-phosphate aldolase: MSTVPHLETKSYDADSFATHALSSAENLSAVLDHTLLKPDATRTHVLQLCHEAAAHRFACAMVNPAWVSLAASALTGTGVAVGALVGFPLGATLSASKRDETTRVLKHGAHNIDMVMNVGLLKSGNAADYEAVRQDIRGVVELAHGAGAIVKVILETCLLSFEEKLRASELALSAGADFLQTSTGFATGGATVDDVALMRGVAGNRAGVKASGGIRSLADAAAMLHAGASRIGSSASVRIVSELTGDHNVTGSNANPGY, translated from the coding sequence ATGAGCACCGTGCCGCACTTGGAGACGAAGAGCTATGACGCTGATTCCTTTGCCACCCACGCTCTCTCCTCCGCTGAGAATCTGTCAGCGGTGCTCGATCATACCCTGCTGAAGCCGGATGCGACGCGAACTCATGTGTTGCAACTGTGCCACGAGGCGGCCGCGCACCGGTTCGCCTGCGCGATGGTGAATCCGGCGTGGGTCTCGCTGGCAGCATCGGCGCTGACCGGCACGGGAGTTGCGGTTGGCGCGCTGGTAGGGTTTCCTCTGGGGGCGACGCTCTCGGCCTCGAAGCGGGATGAGACGACGCGGGTACTGAAGCACGGGGCCCACAACATCGACATGGTGATGAATGTCGGCCTGCTGAAGTCAGGCAACGCAGCCGACTATGAGGCTGTCCGGCAGGATATCCGGGGTGTGGTAGAGCTGGCTCACGGGGCCGGGGCGATCGTAAAGGTGATTCTTGAGACCTGCCTGCTGAGCTTTGAAGAGAAGCTACGGGCAAGTGAGCTGGCGTTGAGCGCTGGGGCGGATTTCCTGCAGACGAGCACAGGGTTTGCAACCGGCGGGGCCACGGTGGATGACGTCGCACTGATGCGTGGCGTGGCGGGCAACCGGGCTGGGGTGAAGGCGTCTGGCGGTATTCGGTCGCTGGCCGATGCCGCGGCGATGCTGCATGCCGGGGCCTCGCGGATCGGGTCCAGCGCGAGCGTCAGGATCGTCTCCGAGCTGACGGGCGACCACAATGTGACCGGCTCGAATGCCAACCCAGGGTACTGA
- a CDS encoding SpoIIE family protein phosphatase, giving the protein MPTVDKSNRTDTPGSPTPEPVPEQHFEGDYRPPAQPGEAAEKPVNIRVETPQVEFLHRLADALNTTLDLNTLMHRVADLVRAVIDYQIFGILLLNERTQDLRMRFQIGHTAEIERVRVKLGRGISGTAALERKSIRVDDVRTYENYIDVNPKVRSELAVPLIVKNRVIGVLDIQSESVGYFTHEHQRLLELTASRIAGAVENARLYTRVARQAQTLTVLNEISREITSILDVDDLLERIGLLLKRVIDFQMFTILLWNERTQQLEHRFSSRYGERVTRERTVSLGQGIIGSAAQLREPIVVPDVRKDPRYLAQAPETRSELSVPLIYKGQMIGVLDLEHTKLNYYNEDHLRTLSTLAAQVAISIANARLYQRISEEEQRLERDLEMARKVQMRLMPRHSPKLEHAEIAARFMAARSIGGDIYDFLDYGPGRVALAVGDVSGKAAPAALYAAMLSGILRSLAAQHLSPAALLTALNDQLQERKLDAQYVVMLIALWDDSNQTLQIANAGSVQPLFVSTSENATGAPEIEVKTIQAEGFPLGLFPDVQYEEFTISTRPGDAIVFLSDGITDAENASGEMFGTERLEAVLASQHHSSAAATVECIVKSVSNFQSGTEHFDDETLVVLRVL; this is encoded by the coding sequence ATGCCCACTGTCGACAAATCCAACCGTACTGACACTCCGGGTTCGCCGACGCCGGAACCTGTCCCGGAGCAGCACTTTGAGGGCGACTACCGCCCCCCGGCACAACCGGGCGAGGCCGCCGAGAAGCCGGTCAATATTCGCGTCGAGACCCCGCAGGTCGAGTTCCTGCACCGGCTCGCTGACGCCCTGAATACAACGCTCGACCTGAATACCCTGATGCACCGCGTAGCGGACCTGGTGCGGGCGGTGATCGACTACCAGATCTTCGGAATTCTGCTGCTCAACGAGCGAACCCAAGACCTCAGAATGCGCTTTCAGATCGGCCATACGGCGGAGATCGAGCGAGTCCGCGTCAAGCTGGGCCGAGGGATAAGCGGGACGGCTGCGCTGGAACGGAAGTCTATTCGGGTGGACGATGTACGGACGTACGAAAACTACATCGACGTCAATCCGAAGGTGCGGTCGGAGCTTGCGGTTCCCCTGATTGTCAAGAACCGCGTTATTGGCGTGCTGGATATCCAGTCGGAGTCGGTGGGCTACTTTACCCATGAGCACCAGCGGCTGCTGGAACTGACAGCCTCCCGCATTGCGGGCGCGGTGGAGAACGCGCGGCTTTACACGCGGGTCGCGCGGCAGGCTCAGACGCTGACGGTGCTCAACGAAATCTCCCGCGAGATTACGAGCATCCTGGATGTGGATGACCTGCTGGAGCGAATCGGGCTTCTGCTGAAGCGCGTGATCGACTTCCAGATGTTCACCATTCTGCTGTGGAACGAGCGGACCCAGCAGCTTGAGCACCGCTTCTCTTCCCGGTATGGCGAGCGCGTGACACGCGAGCGCACGGTCTCACTCGGCCAAGGGATTATCGGATCGGCAGCGCAGCTTCGCGAGCCGATTGTGGTGCCAGATGTACGCAAGGACCCGCGCTATCTTGCTCAAGCCCCGGAGACGCGGTCCGAGCTATCCGTGCCGCTTATCTACAAGGGTCAGATGATCGGCGTCCTCGACCTGGAACACACGAAGTTGAACTACTACAACGAAGACCACCTGCGCACGCTTTCGACTCTGGCGGCTCAGGTTGCGATCTCGATTGCGAATGCACGGCTGTACCAGCGCATCTCCGAGGAAGAGCAACGGCTGGAGCGGGACCTGGAGATGGCACGCAAGGTTCAGATGCGCCTGATGCCACGGCATTCGCCAAAGCTGGAGCATGCGGAGATCGCGGCGAGGTTTATGGCGGCGCGGTCCATCGGGGGCGACATCTACGACTTTCTCGACTATGGGCCGGGGCGCGTGGCGCTGGCCGTGGGCGATGTGAGCGGCAAGGCAGCTCCTGCGGCGTTGTACGCGGCGATGCTGAGCGGGATACTGCGGTCGCTTGCTGCGCAGCACCTGTCGCCCGCGGCTCTGCTGACGGCGCTGAACGATCAGCTTCAGGAGCGCAAGCTTGATGCGCAGTACGTGGTGATGCTGATTGCGCTGTGGGACGACTCAAACCAGACGCTTCAAATCGCCAATGCTGGGTCGGTCCAGCCGCTGTTTGTTTCAACCTCGGAGAACGCCACGGGTGCGCCGGAGATTGAGGTCAAGACGATTCAAGCGGAAGGCTTTCCGTTGGGACTCTTCCCCGACGTCCAGTACGAGGAGTTCACCATCTCGACGAGGCCCGGTGACGCGATTGTCTTTCTCTCGGACGGGATTACGGACGCCGAGAATGCGTCCGGAGAGATGTTCGGGACGGAGCGGCTGGAGGCTGTGCTTGCCTCGCAGCACCACTCCTCGGCGGCTGCCACGGTGGAGTGCATTGTGAAGTCGGTCTCGAACTTTCAGTCGGGCACAGAGCACTTCGACGACGAGACGCTGGTTGTTCTGCGAGTTCTCTAG
- the lexA gene encoding transcriptional repressor LexA, whose protein sequence is MAITRRQKEVLDFLSSFTQKNGYSPSYEEIASGLGLSSLATVHKHVTNLQNKGLLQRAHNRSRSIDVLPSRSKKSYDRLPLVGRIAAGKPVEAIETAESISLGDIIGSREVFALEVRGDSMRDEHIVSGDYVLVERTRTAREGEIVVALVDGADATLKRFYREGSMIRLQPSNTEMAPIFVPASNVSIQGKVLGVLRKYA, encoded by the coding sequence ATGGCAATTACGCGGCGGCAAAAAGAGGTCCTCGACTTTCTGTCCAGCTTCACGCAGAAGAACGGCTACTCTCCCTCTTACGAGGAGATCGCCAGCGGTCTCGGCCTCAGTTCGCTCGCCACTGTGCACAAACACGTCACCAACCTCCAGAACAAAGGCCTGCTGCAGCGCGCGCATAACCGCAGCCGCTCCATCGACGTGCTTCCCTCCCGCTCCAAAAAGAGCTACGACCGCCTCCCACTGGTCGGCCGCATCGCCGCCGGCAAGCCAGTCGAGGCCATCGAGACCGCCGAGAGCATCTCTCTTGGAGACATCATCGGCAGCCGCGAGGTCTTCGCCCTTGAGGTCCGTGGCGACTCCATGCGCGACGAGCACATCGTCTCCGGCGACTACGTCCTGGTCGAGCGGACCCGCACCGCGCGCGAGGGAGAGATCGTCGTCGCCCTCGTCGACGGAGCCGACGCAACGCTGAAGCGTTTCTACCGCGAAGGCAGCATGATCCGCCTCCAGCCCTCCAACACCGAGATGGCCCCCATCTTCGTCCCGGCCTCCAACGTCAGCATTCAGGGCAAGGTTCTCGGAGTCCTCCGCAAGTACGCATAA